From the genome of Malus sylvestris chromosome 6, drMalSylv7.2, whole genome shotgun sequence, one region includes:
- the LOC126625970 gene encoding protein NRT1/ PTR FAMILY 2.11-like isoform X6 yields MKTIREKKERDSMEKNERGSTDEEPVIYRGWKVMPFVIGNETFEKLGAIGTLANLLVYLTSVFNMKRITAATLVTTFNGTTNFATLLGAFASDTYFGRYKTLGFSSIASFMGLLLIDFTAVFKNLHPPHCKPEEKGTCKGPTAGQMAFLLTGFGMLIVGAAGIRPCNLAFGADQFDQKTESGKRGVNSFFNWYMFTFTFAQMIALTLIVYIQSNVSWALGFGIPAILMLIACVLFFIGSKLYVKVKASGSPMNSVAQVMVVSIAKRHLKLKEPERPWLSMFVYLPPDSINSNLPYTDQFRCLDKAAILTPEDKINPDGSAADPWRLCSMQQVEEVKCLLRVLPIWAAALIYHIAIVQQQTYVVFQALQSNRRLGKTNFQIPAASYSIFLMLGMTIWIPIYDRLLVPFLQRLTGKVGGITLLQRIGIGIFLSVITMLVSAFVEQHRRTIALTKPIPGMSGFWLVPQLTLAGLAEAFAAIGQIEFYYKQFPENMRSIAGSLFFCGMAGSSYLSSALIAIVHRTTEGATTGNWLPEDLNEGRLDYFYYLIAALGVINLGYFLMCSRWYKYKGGGDNNALEVGVVQKSHDQHEI; encoded by the exons GAAATGAAACGTTTGAGAAGCTGGGAGCCATTGGGACCTTGGCCAACCTCTTGGTCTATCTCACTAGTGTATTCAACATGAAGAGAATTACAGCTGCAACTCTTGTTACCACCTTCAATGGCACCACCAACTTTGCGACCTTGCTCGGAGCTTTTGCTTCCGACACTTATTTCGGTCGTTACAAGACATTGGGATTTTCGTCAATCGCTTCTTTTATG GGACTGCTGCTGATAGATTTTACTGCTGTATTCAAGAACTTGCATCCTCCTCACTGCAAACCAGAAGAGAAAGGAACATGTAAAGGGCCAACAGCTGGTCAAATGGCATTTTTACTAACTGGTTTTGGGATGCTAATAGTAGGGGCTGCAGGCATCAGGCCATGTAACTTGGCATTTGGGGCAGACCAATTCGACCAGAAAACGGAGTCGGGAAAACGAGGAGTCAACAGCTTCTTCAACTGGTATATGTTCACCTTCACTTTCGCACAGATGATAGCATTGACCCTCATCGTCTACATCCAGTCAAATGTAAGTTGGGCTCTAGGGTTTGGCATTCCAGCCATTTTGATGTTGATAGCATGTGTTCTCTTCTTCATCGGATCAAAATTGTACGTGAAAGTGAAAGCCTCTGGTAGTCCGATGAATAGTGTAGCACAGGTCATGGTGGTTTCCATTGCGAAAAGGCATTTGAAGCTTAAAGAGCCAGAGCGGCCATGGCTCTccatgtttgtttatttgcctCCCGATTCTATCAACTCCAACCTTCCTTATACAGATCAATTCAG ATGCCTTGACAAAGCAGCAATTCTTACGCCGGAAGACAAAATCAATCCGGATGGTTCAGCTGCTGATCCTTGGAGACTTTGCAGCATGCAACAAGTGGAAGAAGTGAAATGCTTGCTGAGAGTTTTGCCAATATGGGCAGCAGCCCTCATATACCATATTGCCATAGTCCAGCAGCAAACCTATGTTGTCTTCCAAGCCCTTCAATCCAATCGACGCCTTGGAAAAACAAACTTCCAAATCCCAGCTGCATCCTACTCAATCTTCCTGATGCTGGGAATGACCATATGGATACCAATCTACGACCGCCTTCTTGTCCCATTCCTCCAAAGGCTCACGGGAAAAGTAGGCGGCATCACATTGTTGCAAAGAATAGGAATTGGCATTTTTCTCTCTGTGATCACGATGCTAGTATCTGCATTCGTAGAACAACACCGAAGGACTATAGCGCTAACAAAACCAATTCCAGGAATGTCTGGCTTTTGGCTGGTCCCTCAGCTCACACTAGCCGGGCTTGCTGAAGCGTTCGCTGCCATTGGCCAAATCGAGTTCTACTACAAGCAGTTCCCGGAAAACATGAGAAGCATTGCAGGGTCTCTCTTCTTTTGTGGAATGGCAGGTTCTAGTTACTTGAGTAGTGCGTTAATCGCCATAGTTCACCGGACTACTGAGGGGGCTACGACTGGTAACTGGCTGCCGGAAGATCTCAACGAGGGGAGGCTGGATTACTTCTATTATCTTATTGCTGCACTAGGAGTCATTAATTTGGGATACTTTTTAATGTGTTCAAGGTGGTACAAGTACAAAGGTGGTGGGGACAACAATGCCCTTGAAGTTGGAGTAGTGCAGAAATCACATGATCAACATGAGATTTGA